A single region of the Triplophysa dalaica isolate WHDGS20190420 chromosome 15, ASM1584641v1, whole genome shotgun sequence genome encodes:
- the mis18bp1 gene encoding mis18-binding protein 1 isoform X1 produces MYHQLDRYFTIPQASKSANVITPVKTLPETGHHWAKGVTRSGRKLSNQDVLVMNSTAQNPEENSPNIPCELSSINSAEMALPDKSDLMLKKPTDTPAKIFARMKAKVHRDNAVGHSVATDHEMCKSIPPIFKTQNPQMDNTNQETYVLALSPPQSPTGASQDEEIVPDSVRQDDKSFSESYVLLEKLPQEFFTELQLKRKQMPEMNLYNRRQEPTVLLDRVVPGETLAHLQRKPMHFASCSKDVGNRGGCVVFGEKSIVTDSTIQDSEEGFQMDVSSSPESHVLGQFESQSECTELIAGPSHPPHNLLADPLLQLSPRVLIPRKKVSVSQSKNQARQMDVVPHDGFNVEGIRLRDWVLKLLNKDLVVDGIRIDTKVPWHSSFITERIASNVLKTSSGRTYVLIGKMAKHPNSTFPSWFLKKFLFGFPKMWREYLNTFLNDHAGFQKTIKDNNNVNNFKARNQQTTKKSTPKNSRLQNNMTSSITPTDSILQGSSKVSRSGRTIKPPLEYWKGGRIVLDSGMNVTIHEDYSTSALSTPKKPKTPAKLQPMNKSLMPETFERGKHNTSSSEDEMSVPVRKVKPRSKSQKKVPSQNNPLSAPSTMQLKTARAQKGSQIDAPNSSHTAKLKATEYSRPQRTSLRRRELGSREESSACSGLEMPEKYMGNNEANALFSQNAHCSTGVEMPSDEQGQKAKRYCRTSQKQKQGELRSNPHATLDASSLRRSSRIGSRVQYSTDSNSSFASPDPPKRSRGKGSADRKQITKPQKAEVLTSLPQNSTSHEEEIEHNLVKRLRRPKKVLQKNSDFVEFPSDSDNHEDRAQQGQTAKPMSKRSRQRNVSLHKREPKSKGHLASFEDVHSKQSEDEESVQHNVTNNRRTKKSEVGRATGKMPQTEHINTDEQDALDGKWTEEELQKLHEAVNSLPKHQSGYWVNVAYIVGTRSAEECQEQYNAHQKSNRRSRKRAQKKPAATEEPGKEIVEITAKSGTLKRRQQIRYFLEHMPKDDHDDVFASSPMQNKQIKLPVFSANGEEEDFSQLQDPQTPSSSMAMAVKTPQCLHISPGMLGSINKNNMDRYIFHLQKNRKGRKQGKKAAPMLTPTPADRKTLKRCVAEDEDFVVWNMLSDKDIPSSRADDSDEEDDYFMEYC; encoded by the exons ATGTATCATCAACTAGACCGCTATTTTACCATTCCTCAAGCCTCTAAATCTGCTAATGTGATCACACCAGTGAAAACATTGCCCGAAACGGGTCACCACTGGGCAAAAGGTGTAACTAGGTCAGGCAGAAAGCTGTCAAACCAAGATGTGCTGGTGATGAATTCCACAGCTCAGAATCCTGAAGAAAACAGTCCAAATATTCCCTGTGAACTCAGCAGCATCAATAGTGCAGAGATGGCTCTTCCAGATAAATCTGACCTGATGCTGAAGAAGCCCACAGATACACCAGCGAAAATTTTTGCCAGGATGAAAGCAAAAGTTCATAGGGATAATGCTGTGGGTCATTCAGTAGCTACTGATCATGAGATGTGTAAAAGTATCCCGCCAATCTTCAAGACCCAGAACCCACAAATGGATAACACCAACCAGGAGACGTATGTGTTAGCCCTCTCTCCTCCACAGTCACCCACAGGAGCTTCACAGGATGAAGAGATAGTGCCTGACAGTGTCAGACAAGATGACAAATCATTCTCTG AGTCATATGTTTTACTAGAGAAGTTGCCTCAGGAGTTCTTTACAGAGCTGCAGTTGAAACGAAAACAAATGCCGGAGATGAATCTTTATAACAGACGTCAAG aaccCACAGTGTTGTTGGATAGGGTGGTTCCGGGTGAGACGTTAGCTCATCTTCAGCGAAAGCCAATGCATTTTGCCAGCTGTTCAAAGGACGTCGGAAATCGAG GGGGCTGTGTTGTATTTGGTGAGAAGAGCATTGTAACTGATTCAACAATTCAAGACAGTGAAGAAGGCTTCCAAATGGATGTTTCCAGCAGTCCTGAATCTCATGTCCTCGGCCAATTCGAGTCTCAGTCAGAGTGCACAGAACTGATCGCTGGACCCAGTCATCCCCCTCACAATCTTCTGGCCGATCCTCTCCTGCAACTCTCTCCTCGTGTTTTGATCCCAAGAAAGAAAGTGTCGGTGTCTCAGTCTAAAAATCAAGCTAGACAAATGGACGTAGTTCCACATGACGGATTTAAT gtggaAGGTATTCGTTTGAGAGATTGGGTCTTGAAGCTGCTCAACAAAGATCTTGTGGTTGATGGTATTCGGAT aGACACAAAGGTACCCTGGCACAGCAGTTTTATCACTGAAAGAATCGCAAGTAATGTGCTTAAAACATCATCTGGCAGAACCTATGTCCTTATCGGAAAAATGGCCAAACATCCCAATTCAA CATTTCCATCATGGTTTTTAAAGAAGTTTCTTTTTGGGTTTCCGAAAATGTGGAGAGAGTACTTGAATACGTTTCTGAATGACCACGCTGG atTCCAAAAAACTATAAAAGACAACAACAATGTGAATAATTTTAAAGCCAGAAATCAACAGACCACCAAAAAGTCAACACCCAAAAATTCCAGGCTTCAAAACAACATGACTT CTTCCATCACACCCACCGACAGCATCCTACAGGGTAGTTCAAAGGTTTCACGCAGTGGCAGAACCATCAAGCCTCCGTTGGAATACTGGAAAGGAGGGAGGATTGTTTTGGATTCTGGCATGAATGTCACCATCCATGAGGATTATAGTACCTCAGCGTTATCCACG CCCAAGAAGCCAAAAACCCCTGCAAAATTACAACCCATGAATAAATCATTAATGCCTGAAACTTTTGAAAGAG GGAAGCATAACACATCTAGCAGTGAAGATGAAATGTCAGTACCGGTGAGAAAAGTCAAGCCACGTTCCAAATCCCAAAAGAAGGTCCCGTCTCAAAACAATCCACTTTCAGCACCAAGCACCATGCAGTTGAAAACTGCACGAGCCCAGAAAGGATCCCAGATTGATGCCCCCAACTCCAGTCATACAGCGAAACTAAAAGCTACAGAATACAGCAGGCCTCAGAGAACTTCACTGAGGAGAAGGGAGTTGGGTTCGAGAGAAGAATCATCTGCTTGCTCAGGGTTAGAGATGCCTGAGAAGTACATGGGCAACAATGAGGCAAATGCTTTGTTTAGTCAAAATGCTCATTGCTCGACTGGAGTAGAAATGCCTTCTGATGAACAGGGTCAGAAAGCAAAGCGTTACTGCAGGACCTCCCAAAAACAAAAGCAGGGAGAACTGCGCTCCAATCCGCATGCCACCCTGGACGCCAGTTCCTTACGGCGAAGCTCTCGCATAGGTTCCAGAGTTCAGTACTCCACTGACTCAAACAGCTCATTTGCATCTCCGGACCCTCCAAAAAGAAGTAGAGGAAAAGGATCCGCAGACCGTAAACAAATAACTAAACCTCAAAAAGCAGAGGTCCTAACCTCCCTGCCGCAGAACTCTACCAGTCATGAGGAAGAAATTGAACACAATTTAGTTAAACGTTTACGTCGACCAAAAAAGGTCTTGCAGAAAAATTctgattttgttgaatttccCTCAGATAGCGATAATCATGAAGATCGAGCACAGCAAGGCCAGACAGCCAAGCCTATGTCAAAGAGATCAAGACAAAGGAATGTGTCATTACACAAGCGGGAACCTAAATCAAAGGGACACTTGGCATCGTTTGAGGACGTGCATTCTAAGCAGTCAGAAGATGAAGAAAGTGTTCAACATAATGTGACGAATAACAGACGTACAAAGAAGTCTGAGGTGGGAAGAGCGACCGGCAAAATGCCACAGACAGAACATATCAATACGGATGAACAGGATGCATTGGATGGAAAATGGACAGAAGAAGAGCTTCAGAAACTGCATGA GGCAGTGAACTCATTACCCAAGCACCAAAGTGGTTACTGGGTGAATGTTGCATATATTGTTGGGACCCGTTCAGCTGAGGAGTGTCAGGAACAGTATAATGCCCATCAGAAGTCCAACAGAAGATCCAGAAAAAGAGCGCAGAAGAAACCAGCGGCAACTGAGGAACCag GAAAGGAAATTGTTGAAATAACTGCTAAATCTGGAACGCTTAAAAGGAGACAGCAGATAAGGTATTTTTTGGAGCACATGCCCAAAGATGACCATGATGACGTTTTTGCCAGCTCAcctatgcaaaataagcaaaTCAAG TTGCCGGTGTTTTCTGCAAATGGAGAGGAGGAAGATTTTAGCCAGCTTCAGGATCCTCAGACGCCAAGTTCTAGCATGGCTATGGCTGTTAAAACCCCTCAGTGTCTTCATATCAGCCCAGGAATGCTAGGATCTATTAAtaa GAACAACATGGACAGGTACATTTTCCATCtccagaaaaacagaaaagggcGTAAACAGGGCAAAAAGGCTGCACCAATG CTCACACCAACCCCAGCAGACAGGAAGACTCTAAAGAGATGTGTTg CTGAAGATGAGGACTTTGTTGTCTGGAATATGCTCTCTGATAAGGATATTCCATCCTCTAGAGCGGATGACAGTGATGAGGAAGATGATTATTTTATGGAATACTGCTga
- the mis18bp1 gene encoding mis18-binding protein 1 isoform X2, translating into MYHQLDRYFTIPQASKSANVITPVKTLPETGHHWAKGVTRSGRKLSNQDVLVMNSTAQNPEENSPNIPCELSSINSAEMALPDKSDLMLKKPTDTPAKIFARMKAKVHRDNAVGHSVATDHEMCKSIPPIFKTQNPQMDNTNQETYVLALSPPQSPTGASQDEEIVPDSVRQDDKSFSEKLPQEFFTELQLKRKQMPEMNLYNRRQEPTVLLDRVVPGETLAHLQRKPMHFASCSKDVGNRGGCVVFGEKSIVTDSTIQDSEEGFQMDVSSSPESHVLGQFESQSECTELIAGPSHPPHNLLADPLLQLSPRVLIPRKKVSVSQSKNQARQMDVVPHDGFNVEGIRLRDWVLKLLNKDLVVDGIRIDTKVPWHSSFITERIASNVLKTSSGRTYVLIGKMAKHPNSTFPSWFLKKFLFGFPKMWREYLNTFLNDHAGFQKTIKDNNNVNNFKARNQQTTKKSTPKNSRLQNNMTSSITPTDSILQGSSKVSRSGRTIKPPLEYWKGGRIVLDSGMNVTIHEDYSTSALSTPKKPKTPAKLQPMNKSLMPETFERGKHNTSSSEDEMSVPVRKVKPRSKSQKKVPSQNNPLSAPSTMQLKTARAQKGSQIDAPNSSHTAKLKATEYSRPQRTSLRRRELGSREESSACSGLEMPEKYMGNNEANALFSQNAHCSTGVEMPSDEQGQKAKRYCRTSQKQKQGELRSNPHATLDASSLRRSSRIGSRVQYSTDSNSSFASPDPPKRSRGKGSADRKQITKPQKAEVLTSLPQNSTSHEEEIEHNLVKRLRRPKKVLQKNSDFVEFPSDSDNHEDRAQQGQTAKPMSKRSRQRNVSLHKREPKSKGHLASFEDVHSKQSEDEESVQHNVTNNRRTKKSEVGRATGKMPQTEHINTDEQDALDGKWTEEELQKLHEAVNSLPKHQSGYWVNVAYIVGTRSAEECQEQYNAHQKSNRRSRKRAQKKPAATEEPGKEIVEITAKSGTLKRRQQIRYFLEHMPKDDHDDVFASSPMQNKQIKLPVFSANGEEEDFSQLQDPQTPSSSMAMAVKTPQCLHISPGMLGSINKNNMDRYIFHLQKNRKGRKQGKKAAPMLTPTPADRKTLKRCVAEDEDFVVWNMLSDKDIPSSRADDSDEEDDYFMEYC; encoded by the exons ATGTATCATCAACTAGACCGCTATTTTACCATTCCTCAAGCCTCTAAATCTGCTAATGTGATCACACCAGTGAAAACATTGCCCGAAACGGGTCACCACTGGGCAAAAGGTGTAACTAGGTCAGGCAGAAAGCTGTCAAACCAAGATGTGCTGGTGATGAATTCCACAGCTCAGAATCCTGAAGAAAACAGTCCAAATATTCCCTGTGAACTCAGCAGCATCAATAGTGCAGAGATGGCTCTTCCAGATAAATCTGACCTGATGCTGAAGAAGCCCACAGATACACCAGCGAAAATTTTTGCCAGGATGAAAGCAAAAGTTCATAGGGATAATGCTGTGGGTCATTCAGTAGCTACTGATCATGAGATGTGTAAAAGTATCCCGCCAATCTTCAAGACCCAGAACCCACAAATGGATAACACCAACCAGGAGACGTATGTGTTAGCCCTCTCTCCTCCACAGTCACCCACAGGAGCTTCACAGGATGAAGAGATAGTGCCTGACAGTGTCAGACAAGATGACAAATCATTCTCTG AGAAGTTGCCTCAGGAGTTCTTTACAGAGCTGCAGTTGAAACGAAAACAAATGCCGGAGATGAATCTTTATAACAGACGTCAAG aaccCACAGTGTTGTTGGATAGGGTGGTTCCGGGTGAGACGTTAGCTCATCTTCAGCGAAAGCCAATGCATTTTGCCAGCTGTTCAAAGGACGTCGGAAATCGAG GGGGCTGTGTTGTATTTGGTGAGAAGAGCATTGTAACTGATTCAACAATTCAAGACAGTGAAGAAGGCTTCCAAATGGATGTTTCCAGCAGTCCTGAATCTCATGTCCTCGGCCAATTCGAGTCTCAGTCAGAGTGCACAGAACTGATCGCTGGACCCAGTCATCCCCCTCACAATCTTCTGGCCGATCCTCTCCTGCAACTCTCTCCTCGTGTTTTGATCCCAAGAAAGAAAGTGTCGGTGTCTCAGTCTAAAAATCAAGCTAGACAAATGGACGTAGTTCCACATGACGGATTTAAT gtggaAGGTATTCGTTTGAGAGATTGGGTCTTGAAGCTGCTCAACAAAGATCTTGTGGTTGATGGTATTCGGAT aGACACAAAGGTACCCTGGCACAGCAGTTTTATCACTGAAAGAATCGCAAGTAATGTGCTTAAAACATCATCTGGCAGAACCTATGTCCTTATCGGAAAAATGGCCAAACATCCCAATTCAA CATTTCCATCATGGTTTTTAAAGAAGTTTCTTTTTGGGTTTCCGAAAATGTGGAGAGAGTACTTGAATACGTTTCTGAATGACCACGCTGG atTCCAAAAAACTATAAAAGACAACAACAATGTGAATAATTTTAAAGCCAGAAATCAACAGACCACCAAAAAGTCAACACCCAAAAATTCCAGGCTTCAAAACAACATGACTT CTTCCATCACACCCACCGACAGCATCCTACAGGGTAGTTCAAAGGTTTCACGCAGTGGCAGAACCATCAAGCCTCCGTTGGAATACTGGAAAGGAGGGAGGATTGTTTTGGATTCTGGCATGAATGTCACCATCCATGAGGATTATAGTACCTCAGCGTTATCCACG CCCAAGAAGCCAAAAACCCCTGCAAAATTACAACCCATGAATAAATCATTAATGCCTGAAACTTTTGAAAGAG GGAAGCATAACACATCTAGCAGTGAAGATGAAATGTCAGTACCGGTGAGAAAAGTCAAGCCACGTTCCAAATCCCAAAAGAAGGTCCCGTCTCAAAACAATCCACTTTCAGCACCAAGCACCATGCAGTTGAAAACTGCACGAGCCCAGAAAGGATCCCAGATTGATGCCCCCAACTCCAGTCATACAGCGAAACTAAAAGCTACAGAATACAGCAGGCCTCAGAGAACTTCACTGAGGAGAAGGGAGTTGGGTTCGAGAGAAGAATCATCTGCTTGCTCAGGGTTAGAGATGCCTGAGAAGTACATGGGCAACAATGAGGCAAATGCTTTGTTTAGTCAAAATGCTCATTGCTCGACTGGAGTAGAAATGCCTTCTGATGAACAGGGTCAGAAAGCAAAGCGTTACTGCAGGACCTCCCAAAAACAAAAGCAGGGAGAACTGCGCTCCAATCCGCATGCCACCCTGGACGCCAGTTCCTTACGGCGAAGCTCTCGCATAGGTTCCAGAGTTCAGTACTCCACTGACTCAAACAGCTCATTTGCATCTCCGGACCCTCCAAAAAGAAGTAGAGGAAAAGGATCCGCAGACCGTAAACAAATAACTAAACCTCAAAAAGCAGAGGTCCTAACCTCCCTGCCGCAGAACTCTACCAGTCATGAGGAAGAAATTGAACACAATTTAGTTAAACGTTTACGTCGACCAAAAAAGGTCTTGCAGAAAAATTctgattttgttgaatttccCTCAGATAGCGATAATCATGAAGATCGAGCACAGCAAGGCCAGACAGCCAAGCCTATGTCAAAGAGATCAAGACAAAGGAATGTGTCATTACACAAGCGGGAACCTAAATCAAAGGGACACTTGGCATCGTTTGAGGACGTGCATTCTAAGCAGTCAGAAGATGAAGAAAGTGTTCAACATAATGTGACGAATAACAGACGTACAAAGAAGTCTGAGGTGGGAAGAGCGACCGGCAAAATGCCACAGACAGAACATATCAATACGGATGAACAGGATGCATTGGATGGAAAATGGACAGAAGAAGAGCTTCAGAAACTGCATGA GGCAGTGAACTCATTACCCAAGCACCAAAGTGGTTACTGGGTGAATGTTGCATATATTGTTGGGACCCGTTCAGCTGAGGAGTGTCAGGAACAGTATAATGCCCATCAGAAGTCCAACAGAAGATCCAGAAAAAGAGCGCAGAAGAAACCAGCGGCAACTGAGGAACCag GAAAGGAAATTGTTGAAATAACTGCTAAATCTGGAACGCTTAAAAGGAGACAGCAGATAAGGTATTTTTTGGAGCACATGCCCAAAGATGACCATGATGACGTTTTTGCCAGCTCAcctatgcaaaataagcaaaTCAAG TTGCCGGTGTTTTCTGCAAATGGAGAGGAGGAAGATTTTAGCCAGCTTCAGGATCCTCAGACGCCAAGTTCTAGCATGGCTATGGCTGTTAAAACCCCTCAGTGTCTTCATATCAGCCCAGGAATGCTAGGATCTATTAAtaa GAACAACATGGACAGGTACATTTTCCATCtccagaaaaacagaaaagggcGTAAACAGGGCAAAAAGGCTGCACCAATG CTCACACCAACCCCAGCAGACAGGAAGACTCTAAAGAGATGTGTTg CTGAAGATGAGGACTTTGTTGTCTGGAATATGCTCTCTGATAAGGATATTCCATCCTCTAGAGCGGATGACAGTGATGAGGAAGATGATTATTTTATGGAATACTGCTga